The Anas acuta chromosome 2, bAnaAcu1.1, whole genome shotgun sequence genomic interval GACGAGGCTGACAGCACCCTCACAGCACATTTCATCCCGTGCCTGCAGCAACCAAACCCCAAGTCCTGGGGCACTttgtgcaggggctggggagggaggaggacgGGGGAACCGGACTCAAAACGGTTTCACATTAAATACACCTCGGGTAAACGCGTTTGCTGGAGCAGGATTCAGTTCATCCCTGAGGGATGTGCTCAAACCTCGTTGCTTGCACTCCCTCCTTGCACCGACACCTCGATTAGCAGAGGGAAAGCTGCGTGCTGACCCCTGAGctccccttttttccctgaTATCTGGAGCTCCTCACAgaagggcagggctggagctgggtcCCTGCGAGGTGCCCCACGCTGCGCCCTCGGAGGTGAGTCACAAATTGCAGATTCAAACCCCGCCGACCTGCCGAGCAGCTCATCACTGCAGACCTTGCCAAATAGGACTCGAACCCAGAAgacttccctgctgctgggtgctctTTGTGGGGTTTGCCTCGCTTTCAGGTGGTTTCGGGGAGTTTCTGAAAGGGTTTGGGTGGCGGAAGGGTGCGTGGACCCACGGGGATTCGCGTGTAGGTGATTCCTCTGAAGGCGACGCCGTTCAAACAGGCTTTAATAAGCTGCTCTGAAACAAGTCCGGGTTTTCTGGTGGGtttttccctgctgtcccctTGCTGTGCCTTGTGCTGACGCTGGTCCTGTTCCCCCATCTAGTGGAAGACATGgtgaaggagcagctggaggctgccaAGCCGGAGCCCATCATCGACGAAGTGGTACGTGCATCGAGAGCTGCTCCGTTTCGGGCActcctctgcctcccttccagctctcactgcctctctcctcttcctccttagGATCTGGCAAACCTGGCCCCCAGGAAGCCGGACTGGTGAGTGCTTGAGGTCCCGGTGTCACCATCCCCTCGGGGTGGTCTGGTTTGGGTTAGATTTGCTAGAAATGGGAAACTCAGCTTGTCCTGCTAGGAAAAGCGCAACGTGGCCCCTGCCTTCACGTCTGCCCGGGGTTTGGGATTTGTTCTcaccctctcctcctcctcctccccagggaTTTGAAGCGAGACGTGGCCAAGAAACTGGAGAAGCTGGACAAGAGGACTCAGAGAGCCATTGCTGAACTGATACGTGCGTGAGGGTGCTGCGGGGTGCTCTGCGGGGTCACCCCACGCAGGGCACACGTGGGGAGctccctgccttgctgctgggctggggagggactggTGGAGCTCGATCCCCTTCCCAAAAGGGGAAGGCAGCCGTTTTGGGGTtgctctgcctctccctgtGGGTTTCCCAGTACGGGAGGCCGATTGctaagcagctgctgcttctctcttgcAGGAGAGCGACTGaaagggcaggaggaagagctggcatCAGCAGTCGGGTCGGCAAAGCAGGATGGAAGCGACTCAGACTGAAAAAATCCATCCAGCAGCCTCGGGCAcgggctctgccagcagcaccgaGCCCATCGCCGGGACACGCTGAAGCCCCCAAGTGCTGCCgtgcagctgctgtgtgctcagGACCCGCTCTGTGCTGGGAAAAGCACCCAGCTGAGAGGctaacgtgtttttttttctgctccttgaCATTCCCAGaccctgcgggctgtgcagcCTGTGCCCCTCCTCCAGATGTTTTTATAACGGACAGAGTTTGTTGGAAGaaatcttttcttaataaaacaaTCCCGCCGTGGAAGGAGCTGTCGCTTGTTCTGTCAAGGTTGAGGCAGCTCAATTAATCCTCGGGGACTTCAGCCCACTGGGTCTGCAGGTCCTTGTTCCCTTCATGTCCCGTGGCAGCGGGGATGTTGCAGGTCGGGCCCCTCGGCCAGCCACGGGGGCTCCCGAGTTCTTCTTTTTTGGTAGAAAGCGGTTTTGTCCCGAGGTAAAACATCTGGTGCACATAACCCCGACAGCGGGATTTAGAGCAGAGTTAACCTGTGATAAAAATAGCTGGTCCTGGTAACGCAGGCATCCCGCTGCTTTTAAAAGCCTGTTGAaaaagcagctgggaggagaggtCTGGAAGGGGGGCAGAGCACGTGGTGATGCTCCGAGGGGCTCGACCTGCTTGAAAAAGAGCAGGACCCACCGAGCTGTGGCACTGACAGCTTCTCCATCGCCAAAGCAGAGCTGTCTGCTGAGCTGGTGGCCTTCCCTGCTGATGAATTCGGGAATATTTCACGCTGGCTCCACCGTGTGGGTATTTTTGtgcttatttattaattatctTGGCCATCGCATGCCTGAACGTGCAGTTCCTTCACCGGGAAGGAGCTTGGGGAACGCGATCCCACGTCCCCTGCAGAGCCACGGCCTCTCCTCCGTGAGATGCCCTGTAGATGTCAGCAAACCTCCGCTCACAAAGGAGCACACCAAGGGGTGTAAATTCCctgaaagctcttttttttccccactttggCTGCGGGCACAGCCCTTCCCGGAGCAGAGGTGTCCGTCTTGTCCCCTTGCTCGTGGCAGAGCAGCTGTTTGAAGTCGTATTTCCTCGCCACgacaaaaggaaagcaattaaaacCTGCTTTTTTGGACAAAGGGAGCGTTCttgaaagatttgttttctcttccagcaGTTTTAACTTAACcacgttttttttttgggatgcGTTGCGGTGTCCCAAGGACCCACCTGAAGCCCCCTTGGGGAGCTCAGTCCTACACACATGTCCTTGGGGTGCTGCTGTGGTtgaaacaccccaaaaaacatCACGGATTTGCTTCCCTCGGTTTCCCTGGAGGAGAAGAGCTCCTCTGAGCGCTGGGCTGGAAGAGGACGACCAGAAACGAGAACCCCAAAAACCAGGAGGTGACTTGGCTTGGGGTCCTTTGCGAGGTGGGCAGCAGGACCAGAATTAAcaatttcctctcctttctgcctctccttttttattatttagtcTCTGCTGGTTTGCTATGtataattttgtgtgtttgtaaacatataaatttatatttccCCTTCTTATTTGCAGAGATAAGATTATAAGATTATAATTATCAGATTATAATTATCAGATTATCTCCAGCCAGGGTTTGGAGATGCTCACGCGCTGACCCCAAACACCTCGTATCCCCGTTAGGATGCGCCCGGAGTGCCAAACTTTCATATTTTCGGCACAAAATTTGCCACGGGGTGGCCGTAGGAAGGCTTGGTGAGCCTTGCAGcgtgccctgctgcaggagctgcccctcaaaacccaaaaaaaaccaaaaacggggacgttttgttttttttttgttctgcaaaGCCCTGCGTTCGCCGTGAAACTTCGCCCACAAAGCGCTGGTGGCTTGTGAGCGGTTTCAGATGTCCCGTTTCTGCCCCATTCTTTCAGCCAAGAGCCTGGTTTCCAGCAAACTCTGAATATTCATGAGCAATTTTTCCAACCATGCGGGGACCCTTCAGAAGCAGCCTTTCATGGCTAAATAACACGAGCGGgtaaggttttgtttctgttctgtggAAAATCTCATGATTTTGGgttcttttctccaaaaaaaaaacaaaccaaattcaAAGCTCTCcgcaacacaaaaacaaaataataataaaaaaaacctgttGGGCTACCCAAAATGCCACTCCAAAGCTGAGACGCATGCTCCGTGATTTGCTAATAACAGAACCCATCTCTACCAAAACGCTTCTTTcgtttcttccttcttccagaAGCCGTTCGGCCACGCCTGGGGAGTGTTGGAAAAACTGTGATTTCCAACCCAAAgggctttatttcatttttttttttatttttttaagaacactCAGACCGCTCTCCCAGAGAGCTCAGCTCAGCCGGACCCCGCAGTCGGCCCCGTGCTGGTGGAGCCTGGTGCTAAGGCGCTTTTCCCCGTGGCGATGCCCTTGGGGCTGCAGTGCCCCAGCACCTGGGGCTTTCTTGGACGCCACCATGGACCAGTTTTCCCAGTGATCAGAGAAAACTGGTCCACGGTGGAGTAAAAACCATCAGCTTGCTGATTCACCCAGCAGGATTAGCCCTCCCATCCCTCCTTGTGCTCTCGGCTCCCTTCGGTCTTTCCACTTGTGCGTTGGAGACTGAAAATCCCCCCCAAATTCCAGCAATATTTGTGCCTGGCACCTGCTGGCGGGAGTTGCGGTCGGTTTTGCCAAGCTGGCATCTATTGGGTTGGACAAAACCCTGGCACGGCTCCCAGCATCCCAATCCCACCGCTTTGGGTGCTCGAGGACGGACGTGAGCGATTATCACAGAACCACACAGGGGCTTCGGTGGGAAGGGACACCAAAGCCCACCCACTTCCAACCCTGCTTGCTGAAATTTAAGTGaattcttttctatttcagaagagaacccacttttttccccactaagtttattactttttcaAATATCTACctaaagcagaattatttttaattttcgAAGGAGTAAATCTCAACGATGTCAGCTGGATATTAGAAAACAGAGGTTATTTAGAAAATagataatattaataatagataatattaataaaatataatgggtaagaaagagcagtcaggcttTGGGATgggttgtccagggaagtggtggagtcaccgtccctgggggtgcttaAAAGACTGTATACCCCTGTAGGTAAGGGCACGCCATCTATCAAACGTTATTTTCCCAAATGGGGcgtttttttcttcaataattAAGCAGTTCTTGACTGATTTACTGTGGCATGACTTGCTTGAtaccatgtatttttattttttttcctgccaggtTACACACTCTGCCTCAAAAATCGTTATAGAGACAGATGTAAATCCTTTTTATGAGTTGAGGAACtcatttcttgctgctttgtcctaagaaacagggaaaaaaaaataaaagggaaaaaaaaagtggctttcTCCATAGTGGGCTCTGCTGTCCTGTGCTCTTTGCTTTCCTGGGGCATTTATTGAATTTTCTTGGCCACCcctctgtgatttttttgggggcatCATCTTTTGGTTAAGGCCCTTGGGCCTCATCTCATTAAGTGCCTCTTGATTTAGTGCCCAGGCGATGCTGATGGGCTTGGGAAGGGAATTTAGCCAAATCAGATTAAACCACTTCAGCTCTGAATGAGAACATCCTCGCTGGGTTTTAATGCAGTTTaatttccaaccttaatgactctgtgattccttccttccttgcttggagaagggaaggggagaggacgGATGTCCATTTTTTGGATGTGAACCATGCTTTGAGCTGTTTCTGGGCTTTAATCGCTTGCATCTGCCCAGCAGCCTGTTTTTCTTCGCCGATCTGGAGCGTGATTGCTTTGCTGCCTTGTACCAGCGAGTGTGGAAAGCGCTGATACGAGGCAAAATTGACAAAATTGTAAAACACGTCCCCGCAGTCCACCTACTGGGATGGAGGCAGCCAGGTTTTGTCCTGGGGGGAGCTGGTGGGCAGCTTCTCACCGTCCTAAAATGCATGAAGTCCCTAATTACAACTTACCACTCCCAGGCACTAATTGCATGGCCAcgagcagagcagagggcacagccccagccctaACTAATGATTTTCTTTGGGGCATTAATGGGGTGACCAgaggcagagaagcagcagaagggggAATAAAGGGGACCAGCAGCACATCCCAGATGTGTGCTTTGGTGCTGCAGCCTCCAATCTCAGCCAGGCTCTGTCACATAGAGATCTGGGATGTGGGATGAGCACATCACATTTTGCACATCACATTTTGCAtgtcctctgtttttttttaatttattttttatttttttttgagccttCCCTCTAGGCCTTGAGATCTGGAACTATGTTAAAGAGAAATGGAGATTTTTCTTGTTGCCACACAAAAGTAAGGACGGaccttttagaaaaaaaagtgaaatatggTGCAGCTCGGAACAAAATAACATCAGATATTGATGCGCTGGATGAGTCCCTTGGATGGTGGCTCACCCAAAAGTTTTCAGCTTGCCTGTTTGATCAAGAAATAAGTAAAAGCTTATCATCCACCCATCCTTCCACCCATCCTTCCATCCATGGGTTGTCCATCATTCCTGCTCTGTGGACCAAAGGACACAGGGTTACTAGAAGCTGAGAACGACCTGGTTTTGCATGTGATCTGTTGATGCTGCAGTGTATggacatttatttattgctatgTGATAAATATGTAAAGGTATTTGTAcatccattttcattttaccCCACTAGCTTGGAAGCAGGATAAAATTTGGGAACACCCCCAGGAGATATAACCTGCTCAGAGATTTGCTCTGGAGagattttttcctgtagttCTTCAAGAGGGAAAGTTGCTGACTTTGTCAAAAAGAGCAACTGGGGGCTGCTGAAACAGCTAAAGAAGTGGTCAGTTGgttttctcagggaaaaaatgaggtCCAGCTGGAGGAGTTTCAGTCCAGAAGAGATGTATTTATTGCGATCTCTGCCCCGGATCCACATGGGGTGCCAGGCAGCCTTGATCTACTGAAAGGATGCTGCCAGGATTTGTGCCAGCTCAGGCTCTAGGATCTCCAGTTTTTGACATATAATTTaggatgagaaagaaaagatccAAGGGACCGGAGGAGACTGGCTTCCTCCATCCTCTTGGTCACTCTCTCAAACCTCGGGAGGATAACTCGGGACTGAGCACAGATGGGTCAGGACTTCTGAGCAGGACCAGGGAACTGCAGAGCTCGCTGGGTGGTGATGCTTTCTGTGGATGCTTTCTGTGGCTTCAAAGTTTCCCAGCGCTGGCTGAAGCATCAGAGAGTGGCTCCTCAGAGCTCCCTGTGTTTCTCAAGTGGACTTAAGAACGTAAAAATGTCCCCATTCGGTCAGAAAGCAGCTCTTCCATCCAAGGATCCTCTTTCTACCAGCTGATATTCGAGGATAAGTACAGGGTGGGCGAAAAACAAGGTAGTCCTTTACCCTCACAGCTTTTGGCAGCCAGGAAGTGGTGAGAAACCTGGGCCTGAAGTTTTGTCCGGACCATTGTGCCTAAAGACATCATCACGTCTCCTCCACGAACACACCTGGTCAACAGGAGtggaatttcttcatttttttatggCTTGGTGCGTTATGGATTGGGTGGAAGCCAACGATGCTTTGCCTCCAGGTCTTGGTACAACAATAACAATGACCCCTGTGCCATcaagtgctgcaggaggggggcaGAAACCAGCCCCATTCCCCCGTGAGCTCTGAGGACAGGACTTTCAGGGTGCAGACAAGTCGGATACCCTCCAGTAACCCTCCTGAGGGTGCCATGTGGAGTCAAGGCTCCCTCCCCATTCCTCTTCCTTGGACAACCAAGACCTCATTCCACCAACCTCATTTTCACTCACCCAAATCCTTACCTAGAAACACGTCCCACAAAGTCAGCAAGGAATAAAATCCTGAAAACATACGAAGGAAATACCTTCTCCATCAAAATAAAGTGATTTTCCTACAGAAGACAAACCCCACTCCTCTTGGCCCGGTGACAGCTCCTAAAGAGTGCTTGTCGTCTTGTCATCTCTGAGCAGCTCTCCCTCCCAAATATCTTGCTAAAACAAGACACCCAGGAAGCACTTCAAGCTTTCCGTGgatctttatttcttcctattacgatatttgaaagaaaaataccccAAGTGTTCCAATAAGACTCCCGCTGAATTTATTACGTGATTGCTGGAGAGCAGAAAATGCCTCGTCTTGTAGGCATTTGGATACTGCAGCTAATAATAGCTAACCCATgctattattaattattttttttcctttggggcACCTGAAGAGCTGAGAAGAACCAAAGGTCGGATGAGCTCATCCCACCTAAGCGCCACCAGCAAAGGTTCGAcgcgattttttttttggtgagggCGTTTCGGTCGCAACTGCCTGGCTGCGGGCTTTTGACCTATTGTTCGCTAAAATAATGAcgaagaaaaagaggagagagggaCTTACTGCTCATCTGCATTTAATGGAGAATTATGGTTTTGTAAGCTGAGGGTGGTTCGTGTCCCGGGAACGCTTGGCAAAAGTCACCGTGGCTTGATGTTTTGCAAAATGGTTGCTCGAGGCGTTGGTGCTACTGGGGCTTTGTCCTTCGGAAAACTGTAGAACAGCTAATGTGCAGAATTTCTTCAGGACCTGTCCCTCTCGCTGCGTGAAGCATAACGCTTTGGAGTGCCAAAAAACTTCTGGCAAGCGTTTTGAATGGAGATGTAAGGATAGGGGTCTTCCCATGCCTGTCAACGCTTTggtttcagaaagagaaaagcttttcagCTGGTCTCCATTGGAGCCGCGATTAAATCATGTCAAATAAAGAGGCAGCACAGAAAGTTTATAAATGGAAATGCATGAACGTCTCACGGAGGCCTGAAATAGTTTtacatgctttttatttatatttatttattttctgcgTTAACCAGAGACTTTTGGGGTGCGCAGCTACTCGCAACCGGCAGAAGTCGGGCAGAAATTTGGGTACGAGTCCTACTTTAATATAATCTGTATGGCTTCTCCGAATTGCTGTGACAGTCAGACTGGAAGGCAACTTCACTCTTAGATCCCGTGAAGACGCCGCTCTTCTTTATGCATGTGCTGGCTACGTCTTGCTGAAGTCAGTAGGAGCTTGGCTGATGAAGGACCTTCAAGTTTGGCAGGAGGCGGCGTTTGAACATTCATACGCCCTGATGATCAAACGGAGATGGCTTTATTGCCTCCAGCGAGGATACGAATCTGTTTTCGTTCTGTGGAAATAATAAACCCAGAAGGAATACTAACCTTCTTGCAGCTTTTTACATTGCTATTGGCATTTCGGAGATGAAGGCTGTAGCCAAGCATCTTGCTGCAAAGTGATAAAGGGGCCAGAGTCAGAGCCTTTtgaaatttggggaaaaaaacttcCACTGTCTTTAATGAGCTTGAATTAAACTCTGAAATGTTATCCATCTGGATCCCATTTCCAAGCAGAGTGAGAGCTGGAGCGGAAGGTAAATTAACCTAATAGCAAACTTATTTTAACATATAGCTTAAGGAACAAGGAATGAGTAGGggaaagctctttttttttttttttttttaataaatgaatattaCCACTTTCTTAGGTGATTGAGAAGCCAAGACTGGGAGAAATGGCATTGCTGGAGCCTCCATAAACTCCAGTCACagaaattacagtattttagaCTGTGGAGGTATTTAGTTTATGTCTGAGCGTGATCTTTGAGCATGATGAAGACCGTGGCTCTACTTAAAAGGCCTCTCAAGGGCGTTTTCAAGAATATTAACTGTAATGAGCTATTGTAAGCAGGGGACATCTAACCCTAAGAGAGTTGACTTCTTTCCAGTTTTTGTGGGAGTATAAAGTGGAAGCAAACCccaaactttttgttttattatatattattttaaaataaatcattttcacaGGTAATGGATCATTGGAAGTCCTTCTTGGTGGGTGATGACATTTATGCTGGGTTTGGGTAAAGAAGGTGTAGATATCCTTAACTTTAGTCCATCGGACAGCATAGCAGCTCTTTCAAACTCATTGTTTTGCAaaggagcaaaacaaaaactagagtaaaaaagttttatttatgaagATGACAGAAGAAAGTAgtgaaaaaaagttgtttccCAAGCAAAACCTTGTTTACTTTTTCAATCAgcatttaaaacactttaatGCTTTTGCAGGACAGAAGTGCAAATACTGAAATGAGGAAGACCCCGTTCAGCATCACCTGCAGTGGGACTGGAGATGATACAGGGCGCGAGCCCTCACTGCCACCACAGCCGAAATGGCCACGAACCATTTTGGCTCCGAGCTGCTGCTTACAAGAGGTCTTATCTGTCCCTGCATTTTTCAGGGTGTGttttttatgatttctttttttttttaattttgtatttttttaattttttatttttttatttttttattttttatttttttatgtttttatttttttatttttttatttttttattttattattttatttttgcgGTTGAAGACCAATTCTAAAGACAATATTCATTGCTCTCCTGGGCTCTGTGGCTGTCTTTTTTGCTTCCCCAAACGCCTCATCCCATCTTCCAGTGAAGCCACCGTGTCCCAGGCAGCCTGACCCCTACAGCAGAGAGATTTTGCCCTGGTGTGATCTACAAAAGGAGGCTGGGGGCTTGTCCTTCTATCTCCCCCCACGGCATGCCAGTGGCCGCTGTGCAGAGCCCAGGAGCCCTGGCTTTTAGGCGTCTGCGTCAAGATTCTCCCCGTCCTGCAATAACTCCTTTAAGCAAGCTCTAGATGATAAATAAACCAAATCCCAAGTCCTCCATGCAGGCGTGCACATACGCACAAACACTCCCCGTTGCCAGCCAAAAAAGAGCCAGCTCCACTAATGTCATAACTGCTAATTTATGCAAAGTGCCTTGTTTTGCCATTGAAGGCTTTTCATTCTTGACTATTGTCCAAGCAAAATCCCATTAGGTcctaaaaattaatttaaggcACATTTCCCCAGTTGTTTACAATTACCCTCCACACTAATTCAAGCAGCATGCCGATCCCCTCCCGctggctttaatttatttatttcagcctAATTTCCCGCCTCCCCACAGTCACTTTGTGTGcgctggagaaggagaagattCCAGAGCTAGCTGCCTTGCAATGGACAGAAACTTTATGGCCGGCTTCCCCAAAGAGTTGTGGGATGAGCAGTGTGGGATGTGACTCCCACCTCTCTGCTGGAGCTTAATCTTTGTACCACGGGAAGGTGAGAGCTGGGGAAGTCCTGGAGCAAGTCTTGTTTCACCTTGGTCCTGGGTACAAGGCAACCACGGGTGTAGAGTCCTCTTTCATGTCCATAAAAATCTGTGCTTATGACCCCATAACTCACATTTGGGGTCAGCAGGGAACAACGGGAAGGAGCCTGGTCTGTAGGACAAGCGTCGGTGCAAACTGGGGAGGGAACCTGCTGGGCTTGGAGGTTTTGGTGGAGGTGTTTGGGGTTGGTGAGGGTGAGGTgaggtggggaggagaagaCAGCTTTGGTGTTGTCCTTGCTGAGTTTCGGGagctgcctggtggatgaggTTTGGGGTTGGGTGCCAGGCTGTGACCCCAGTCACTGGGGCATGGATCTACCAACACATTGAGCCATCTGGAGATGGGACATGGTTGGAATACACTGGATCTCCATAAAATAccagaatcatggaatcatttaggttggagaagacccttaaggtcatcaagtccaagcATCAACCTAACGTGCCCAAGTCCAACACTAAAACATGCCCTGAAGTGCCACGTCCACACATTTCTTAaatacccccagggatggggactcccCACTTGTTTGGGCACCCCTTTCCCATGCCTGCCCACTCTTTCCGTGAAGAAATCCTTCCCCATGCCCAGTGGTATCCACTCCAGCTTTATAAGAAGACTCACTGGTTGCCCGCAGCAGTGCCTTGATCCTGCCACAGCTTGTCCCCTCATTAGTGACATCTCATGAGGAATGGGACCCTCCTGGAGGCATTTCTCAGCCTTACCCAAGGTTCAACAAAAAACCTCTCTAATATTCTGGATATCTATTTAGCAGTGTCCCAACAAGCCCCCTTTCCTTGTCTCCTTCTCTGTCTCTAACTTTTCCCCGTAAATCTTCTTGTTTCGTGCAATGTCAGGTCCCCATGTGGCACAACACCTCCCCGATGCTGGCTGCTGAGCTGACTTGATTTCCTATTTTTCTACCCCACTTAAACGATTTCTCCCTGCTCTCACCATGACCCTTTCGGATAACCCTCCTTAATTGGGGTGGCAACACCGAGATTCCTATCAAATCAATACGAGTGCATTAAAAACGACCTTCAGTGAGAACACATTAGCCAGCTGTAAAGTGCTCTGTAGGgctgtaatgtatttttttttttttttgtggtataAAGCtttatacaaagaaaatttcCAGCGCCCTTGATGAGGGTGATTGAGTTGAGAATTATATTTCCGTGTAGGTAATTGAACTGAGAGCACAGCAAGCTGGTACAAAGTCTATATAATCATGgatttttctggggaaaaagtGTTTTAGGGTGGGCGTTGTACCCATTCTTTCTTCTAGAATTTATTTGGACTCAGAAGTTTCATCTGTTCTTCACGCTGCTGAATGCTTTGGCAGGAGGATACGGGTTTAATctctatttattattaatacaaCGTGATGGCAGAATTCAAATCAACAAGGGTCAAGCCGCAGAGTCctgcttttgaaattaattcctTGTAAATCCCCGCAGAGCCTATCGGGCACCCATAGACATATTAAACAATTAAGAGCTATGCCCCGTATTCAAGATCTTGTCGGCCTAAGAGAGCCTGACCTAATGAAGTAGCTGAAATTCTCGTTCCGCTTCTGccattttaattaacattagCGGAAATAATCTTAATGAACTCAGCTATTAATCTTTCCTACCTGGCCTCAGACTCCTTGCTATTAATCAGCTCCACATTAATTGTTACTGTTCCTGGTGTGTCGGACTAAGATAACTTGaccccttctccttctctgtaGGAATTGAGGTCATCGGTGACGAGTCCCACGAGCCCTTGAACCAACCCTATCAAATCTTATCTTCAAGCCCATTATCTCCTTACCCTCACATCCAATCCCCCAGGAAATGCCCTCACTTCCCTGAAAGTTcaacccctttttttcccccttcagcCTAAAGCTTTCCATTGCTTCTCTTTGGGGTCAACCTTTTGGGACAATGTCCATGTATTCCCTCCCAGCCTTCGTATGAAGTCCTGGAGACCCAGGGGACACCCAGCTTGGGGTGGGAATGGCCCAAAATCAGTCCCCTGGTATTTTTGTTCCAAAATGGAAAGGAAGCTCAGGAAGAAGCCCAAAAAGTTGAACTGCACCACCTGAAAGGCCTTTATATTTGTACAAAATCCTGTACctcaaaatggaaattttgatGGCATGCTTGTTTCTATacaatggagatttttttttaggctggacttttttcttttttttttttctttttttttttttttcctgagctggctgaaatcaaaagaaatggGTTTAAACTCATATTTTTAGTCTTCTTTCTAGCCacctaaaggaaaaaaaaaaaaatcacaggtatATCAACTCACACATAGTTTTTACAATCAATTTCTTtgataaaatacagaagcaagAAATTCCATGAAAACCAAACCACTTCCACTTTCTCCCTCACTTTTTCATGTGGACAAAAGACCCGGCCAGGCTTTCTGCCTAGCACATCTTCCAGACTCGGAGCCTCCTCTCCTCTAACAGAGCATCTGCTTGGGGCTGCAGAGACAGCTGAGGAGACGGTA includes:
- the CCDC12 gene encoding coiled-coil domain-containing protein 12 isoform X2; translation: MKGRANKSSGEPESKQFRRDDEEETVRHKEIKLRNYDPEDEELKKRKVPPAKPASVEDMVKEQLEAAKPEPIIDEVDLANLAPRKPDWDLKRDVAKKLEKLDKRTQRAIAELIRERLKGQEEELASAVGSAKQDGSDSD